GAAAAAAATGCCAAATTGTAACGAAGAAACCCAAATAATagttcaaaagttcaatggaAATGCAACTTTGTAGCCTCTACCTAATCTACACCAATATTATGTTCAAACCAGAAATAAAAGTTAACTCCTTGTTTGTTTAATTCCGTGGGCTGGTTGtctcacagaaacacacacacacacaaactaagATCTTGGTTTATACATATCTATGGATATGAATAAATGATGGCAGCATGTGGATATTGGAGCCGTCAACGCCAGAAACTCTGGGCAGTGTCTGAGTGGGAGGGGTGGTTTTTCTAGTGGGTTGGTGTCTGATGGTACCTCTGTGAGTgggagaaaggtagggttgccaactcttccCTGGAAGAGTCATGGAGATTTGAGAGCATTGCCTGTAGTGGGGAAATTTGGGAAGGATTTCACCTAGAAtcaatggtataccatagagttttccctcagacattgccattttctccctgggaactgatctgtgcaatctggaggtcagttgtaattccaggagaactccagaccacacctggagttggcaattcaGGTAGAAAGGACTGGAAGCAAGACAGGTGGTAAACTGTGAGTGCCTGAGCTACCGGGAGCCCTGAAGCTATGGGGCAGAAGGTGTGGAGAGTGGTAGGCACTCCGTGCAAGGACAAAAAGGGTCATCACACAAGATTGTTTAGTGGGGCTCAATTCCAGGAGAGTGTTTTTGGATTGCAGTTtatgattcagagaggaggagtTTCACCCTTTCCAGCCATGACGTTTTCTTGATGAACATCTCTCACCCTAGGCAGGTGCAGCTGTGACAAACACTATAAAAAGAATGGAGTGAATTCACCTCTATGTACTACATAAGCAAAGGTTGCCATTGAGCATTTTATAAAATGCAGGAGAGCTTAAAGATTTCCTTTGCGGTGTTCATATTAACCAGGTGAGGATTGCAGTGGAAAGGGACTCTTGCAGCTTTCGGTCTGCAAAATTTTGCTTTCCTAATCTGTGTTCTTTACTGCCCTCTAGTGCAAGTTATAATGTCATGTCTCATGAATGCTTCCAAgagtttttaaacaaaatcacACTTGATGCACATTTCTTTAAGTCAAGCTTAACAATTGTGTATTCTATATTTTTCTTTCATAAATCTTGAAAAGGTCAAGATTGATTTGTGACAAGACCAAGTTGCATTCCAGAGTCTTTGAAATACATTCTGTCATTTCGTTTTTATTACAATTGAGCTGATTGATCAAATAAATAGTTGCTACATAGGATGCTGGGTGCTATGGTTGCcatttccaggttgggaaattcctggagattttggaggcagACCCTGGGATGGGTGGGGCCtcagtagggttgctaagtcctccACAACCTCCTCCGACAtcaccagcgcaatgacatcacccgcaagTGACGTTATCACGCCAGGGATGTTGCGCACCAGCTggtctaggcatttctggggaaactctatggttttcccggatgctgtaGCATTTTGAGAGGGGAAAACCCTATGGtagctattgtaccatagagtttaaccttccaaattgctagagcatccgggaaccatattgtaccatagagtttaaccccccccccaaattgctagagtgtctgggaaaaccatagagttttttctggAAATGCCTACAGCAGCCGGTGCACGATGTTGCTGGTGCAACGACGTCACTAGTAGGTGACGTCATTGCAATGGCGACGTCGGGGGAGGTTTCCCCTGCCGGCCCAGTGGGGGCCaatgggttgagaacctcctgggcgggagaacccctgcccggaccAGGGGCGTGGCAGCCCTAGACCTCAACAGGCATAGATCCCACTtcccaaagcaggcattttctccggatgtactgatctttgtagtctgcatgtcaggtgtaattctgggagatcagaCCCAATCCTAATGggtgcctctccctccctttctctctctccttctctctctgtctttgccTGAATAGTGTCTTTGCctgaacagagccagtttggtgtagtggttaagtgtgcagaatcttatctgggagaaccgggtttgattccccactcctccacttgcacctgctggaatggccttgggttagattACTACCCCCCACTACCCCCCCCCCGATAAGGTATAAAGAAGCAGGGGGAAATTATGTTTCATTTTGTTATGAGACACCTGGTGGTGCTGCGTAACAGGATGTAGCTAAACCACAGGGTCAAACAGTTATGCAGCAGGATGCTTCGCTTAGCCAAGTAGTTAAGGGCTTACATGTTATGCTTCCTATCCATTCTCTGCttcagaacaaagaaacaaagtGAGCAAAAAGTAGAAAATGAAACTTAAGGTTTAACGGCCGTAAAAGCgccgaggggagggggggagcacggGGTGCGCACGTGTTAGAGTGAACGCGATAAGATGAATAGATTGTGAGCCTGTTGACCGATTGGTCAGCAGAGTCAGACTAGGCGGGACAAGGTAGGCTTAAATTGAGCTGTGCTGCGACACAGGCTTTGATGATTTGGGGTGAATTTACCTGCCCTGATCTTCCCGTGCTTTGCTTGCTTCTCTGACCCACATCCAGAACTCCTTTCTTTCAAATAGATTGGCCTTCTGGCCCCCATTTACTCAAGTATACATTGATGGTATCTGAAATGCTGATCACTGATAATGAAATGCCATAGACTGACTTGGTTTTTTCTCCCCAAGCTAATTCCCGAGGGAATATGGAAGTCCCAAGGGAATAGGGCCCATACCAGTAATATTGATTGTATTGGGAGCTTTCCATGATCTAAGCCCCATACAGTTTATAGTAGCTTTAGTGttatgtgaccttgggccagttgtgtCTTCTCAGTTTAACATCCCTCCGTTAGAAACTTCATTAGATAGCCTGAGATTGAAGGCACTTTAACATGTCCCACATGTTAAATacagtttgccagtttggtgtagtggttaagtgtgcggactcttatctgggagaaccgggtttgattccccacttgcacctgctggaatggccttgggtcaggcatagccctggcaaaggttgtccttgaaagggcagctgctgtgagaggcctctcagccccaccagctcacagggtgtctgttgtgggggaggaagataaaggagattgtgagccgctctgagactctgattcagggagaagggcggggtataaatctgcagttcttcttcttttttttgcttccttccacCCCACCAGTAGCTGAGAGACGGATGAGTTGCATTGTGCCTCTGCAAGTGCATTTTACCTCCTTCACTATGCCTTTGGCCCTATGTTTTTTCTCCCATACTTTATACATGACAATATATAGGCTGGCAAtcaatcagccagtttggtgtagtggttaagtgtgcggactcttatctgggagaaccgggtttgattccccactcctccacttgcacctgctagaatggtcttgggtcagccatagctctggcagaggttgtccttgaaagggcagctgctgtgagagccctctccagccccacccacctcacagagtgtctgttgtgggggaggaaggtaaaggagattgtgagccgctctgagactcttcagagtggagggcgggatataaatccaatatcttctatcttctactaTAGGCCTAGTAAAGACCTGCAACACTGTACTGGAAGAAATGGGCTCTAGTCCACAAAAGGGAATGCTGGAATAGATTGACTTTCTAGTGCCACTAGACTCCTGtacatttttttatttcttttgctgGAATTGGGGTTGGCAAGGTTGGCTTGGGGGATTCCTGGatatgcttggggagggcagattattttttttggggggggggagcggggagcTCAGTGGGGAATGTGATGCCACAAAGTTTCCCCTTTGAGGCTGGCAATCAATCAGTCAGTTTATTTGCATTTGACAGCCCGTGGGCCATACACTATAAATCAGTTAAGAATCAAACATGGCAGTATAACAAAAGTTTGCCACATCTCCATTATAGCTTTTGCAGAGGCTACTCAGAAATCATCTTGAAGCATCAAGAATGGCCAAGTACTTCAGTAGCCCATTGTCTAAGAAATCACTCTCTGGCTGTTGTGTACTTTGGACAGTAGAAAAAGGTATTGGGCAATGAATCAACTGCTGCCAAAGGAGAGTCACAGAAATGCTGGTCTGGAGGAGTCTTAAAGAAACGGCTCTTCATCTGGGCCGCTGGCAGCACATTTCAATGCGGGATCATATATGCCCACCTTAATTTTGGAATTGGCAGCATACTGAGGTAGTGAGGTGGATCAAATTGGGTCGAGTACttaagactcttgagagtcccttggactgcaagaagataaaatcAGTCCGTCCTGAGGGAAAttaactctgactgttccctgcaaagtcagatgctgaagttgcaGCTCAAATcgtttggccaccaaatgagaagggagcactccctggagacgaAAGACccggatgctgggaaagacagaaggcaaaagaagaaggggatggcaaaagatgagatggctggacagcgttgctgatgtAACTAACGTGAATCTGAGTGGACtacggaggatggtggaagacaggagggactggcgtgacttggtccatggggtcgcaaagagtcggacttgactgtgcaattgaacaacaacTGCAAACTCCCAGAGGGAGCGGGGAGCATTTCTATGCAGCGACTTTTTGGAGAGAGTCCCAGTCCTGTTTTGGCAGCTCTTTGGAGATTGCTTGCatgttggccagaactccaggCCCGGCCAGGATGTTGGTAACGCCCGCTGCAATGGACAGACAGTCCAGCAGGAAAACAACAAAGCCAGTGATGGAGCTAGTCACCATCCTGAGCCCTTTGAGACGGGGCTTAGGTTTCACCTGTAACACAGCTACACCCCTGAAAAATAAAAGATAGGGGACATTTTCAATAAGTGGTCTCACCTATGTTATAGTCCCCTGCTAAATGGGTCAGTACCAGAAGGGATTCAGGGCATTCCACCAATGGGGATTATATGCAAATTGTGATTTTGCTCCTGCtttagcaagggggggggggaataaaatccCAGAGATGCAGCAAGAAGGAGCTGCTAGAAGCAAGGAGCAGAGGATCACACCAAGGATTCAACTGAGCCAGCACCCTgtttccagtttgatgtagtggttaagtgcatggactcttatctgggaaaaccgggtttgattccccactcctccacttgcagctgctggaatggccttgggttagccatagctatcacaggagttgtctttgaaagggcagctgctgtgagagccctctcagccccacccacctcacaggctgtctgttggggGCGGAGAAGAttgaggagattgtaaaccgctctgagtctctgattcagagagaagggcggggtataaatctgtactCTTCTTATATTCCCTATCTACTGCAGCGGCATCACATAATTTATCTAATGTATTTTCATGCATTATGCAGGATTAGCTCGCTGGGATTATAAAGGTTATGGCAAATGTACCCCTTTAGTCACAATTAGTGAGTTATGAACCTGCGACAAAGCTGTGCACAGTGGCCGAGGGCTGCTCCCAAACAAGgagaaattatatcagctcagcatctaccttacaatgcttcttgaattataatgggtaataataaaatcttactcccagcatacttttaaaattaatttctcttatgtggccacaatggcatgatgaagatttccatctgtctgctttaagaccgagttgttcaagcaggccttcgatgcttgacgaagatggctgccaccggacatcacacagaacgccggtgatcactgtttggaattctaatgccgctataatgtagggattcagcactttaaaatggttttaataattttaattgtaatgttttttttaaactgaaaatgttaaattatggtttcatatattgtactggtttaattgtgtagatactgtgagccgccctgagtccgcttgcggagagggcgggatataaatcaaatgtaataaataaataaataataaatatatgttTGGGTTCtgttcccacttttttttttaagaacatgctgggaaagtgaaagtaactgatctgccaggtagatcatctaagtgacagaaggtggctggctgtcagattgcatcagcctggacaatgtcagcatgactcagcagcaagctgattggtcacctgggtggatgaattgtataaatgtcCAGAGACACTTTACTATGTGGGTTATGTATGGTGGTGTTGCagtggagcattctgtcggtttggagagtggaggtgtaaataaattgtatatagtagttttaccactgctgtgtgcaagccttcattctttgcatcactaAAGACCATCCTCACTAAGCACTGGCGCATCAACAAGgggagcaagaaagaaagagcacaaaacaATTTAGAAGtcccagagctccactcctgtgagctcctgcccaaaatgtggcctgagactaacaaattttattgtagcataagctttcgagaaacacagttctttgtcagatgcatgcaGGGTACCcttgcatctgacgaagagagctgtgtttcttgaaagcttacactACGATAAAATGTGTTGGCCTTAAAGACAAGATAGATGATCTctgaagtgctactggacttgaatctagctggtATCAGCCTGCATTAATGCTACCATTCAGGGCCAATGATAATGAACTAGCTAGATTAGAATTAGGGACAATTATGAATCATGGACAATTACAACCTAACTAGTCTATAATAGTTGGCCCTGAAAGTGCAATAAATTGTAGCCTTAATACAGGATGAGAAGTCCTTGGAATGCAGAGTCGCTTCAGGATTTTCTATGCTCACACAGCTGCTTCTGACTTCACTCTCTGTTCCAGATTTTATTTTTGGTGATCATCTTCCGTATAGCAAGCTTGATCTCATTGTTCCTCAAGGTGTAGATCATGGGGTTCATCAGGGGGAAGACCACGGTGTGGAAGATGGCCACCACTTTGTCAAGGGGGAAGTCCTGGAACGGGCGGCAGTACATGTAGATGGCAGGGGCGAACATGATGAAGACGATGATGATGTGGGTGACACAGGTGGAGGCTGTCTTGCTCTTCCCCTTGGTGGAGCTGGCCCTCACCTTGGCCAGCAGGGCTCcgtaggagaggagaaggaggatgaAACACATCAGAGTGGCCAAGCCACTGTTGAAGAACATGACGAACTCCAAGACATAGGTGTCCGTGCAAGCCAGTTTGACGATCTGGTTGATGTCGCAGAAGAAATTGTCCAGTCTGTTGGGTCCACAGAAAGGAAGATGGATGATGGGAATGAACTGAATCAGAGAGTGCATCAGACCAAGAAGCCAAACAGCAACGATAAGGCTCCAGCAGACACCTTTGTTTATCACATTGCCATAGCGCAAAGGGTGGCAGATGGCCACGTACTGGTCAAAGGCCATGCcaatgaggaggaggaactcAGCTGCTCCCAGCCAGTGGAGGAAGAAGATCTGGACCATGCAGCCCCAGTAAGAGATGGCTTTCCGGCTGGAGTACAAGTCAGCTAACATTTTGGGCGGCGTGACAGAGCAGTAGCAGAGGTCCAGGAAGGCCAAGTTGCCAAGGAAGAAGAACATGGGGGAACTGAGGTGAGAGTTGCTCCAGATAGTCACGATGACAAGGATGTTTACAGGCAGGATGAGGGAGtcgaggaagaggaagaagaggaagagttggACCTCCCTCGTCTGCGAGAGGCCCAACAAGACAAACTCTTTCACCGTTGTGGTGCAGTTTCCCCCACTGCATCTGACTGAGCGCATCTCCTGCAGAACATGCAAGACTGGAATGTTTCAGTGCATTTCATGCCACAAACACACATGAACACGTGTGACACTGCTGGAATCAGACTTCTGGCCAGCTGGAGGTGCTTTCACTAAGCCATAGCCCCTCCTGAGACATAAACCCAATGTCTAACCCTCAAGTCCTCTACTGGCTTGATGGCCAAACGTCGAATGAAACCAagttggaggggggggttggggggataCAATTATATAGTTCCTAATTGTCTGagaaattctgggagaactccagactcacctggagggtggcaacctgtTATGTCCTACATTCAAGTCTCTCTGTACAGCACAaggcacgctacagaggcgaccaggggaaacccactggtccccggatgtagcccgCTAATACGCTCTGCCactcaagatctgtggcgggaagtttaactggccaggattggacctagccagatggagggttgttccggggcatgtatatgatcgggacccggcccgcgattctccccttgtgatgtactcgccaataaagtatgttgccttcaacatatctcgtcactcagtacattacacaaccCAAGACCCAGCAGAGCCCTTCATGATGTCCTGAGATGATGATTGTGAGCCTCTAGTTCTTCAAAAAACCCACCTCCAGCCCTGtcgtggatagcccaggcaagcccagtcttgtcggattcaggaagctaagcagggttgactctggcaagtacttggatgggagacctccttggaataccagcagtcaggagagcaggggcaggctctattcagccacctctgaatattttccaggcctccagtaggggtcagttaccatgacttccagacacacacacacacacacaaaataccaaaaagaaagaagaagaagactgcagatttataccccacccttctctctgaatcagagactcagagcagcttacaatctcctattttgatgtagtagttaagtgcaaggacttggtgtagtggttaagtgtgcggactcttatctgggagaaccgggtttgattccccactcctccacttgcacctgctagcatggccttgggtcagccatagctctggcagaggttgtccttgaaagggcggctgctgtgagagccctctcagccccacccacctcacagggtgtctgttgtggggggagaagatataggagattgtaagccactctgagtctgattcagagagaagggcagggtataaatctgcaattcttcttcttcttctatatcttctcctccctcaacagagggaggtgggtggggaggtgggtggggctgagagggttctcacagcagctgccctttcaaggacaacttctgccagagctatggctaacccaagcccattccagcagctccaagtggaagagtggggagtcaaacccagttctcccagataagagtccgcgcagttaaccacaacaccaaactggctctcccacctcCCAAAAACAAGTGCTCAATTTCTAAAGAAATCTTTGAACATTGTGGCTTTTCTTCTTCCAGAGGATGGTAGACTACCTATGAAAGCTCTGTGGAGAGGAGAAGCAGACACTCTGCAGAGGTACTTTTGTTGGTATTGTTGCTTTCTAAGATTTAGAGCTAAGGCTACTGATGGTAGATTGTGTCAGATAACgtgaggagagccctgctggatcagcccaaggATCCGAGTCAGCCAGCTTCCTGCTTCCCACGGCAGCCAACTAGATGCCCACAAAGGCCTACAAATGGAGAGAGAAGGCTACAACCAATTGTTGTTCTCCAGCCACTTGTCTTTTAAGGCACCATCCCTCTGAATACAGAGGTTCCATTTGACAATCAGAGCTAATAGCTGTTGATcaactgtttattttttttaaaaccatgacCACTTCCATAGGCAATGAGCTCCATAGATTAATTTTCTGTTGTGTGAAGAAGCATCTTAGTCACAtacttctccccaatggggatacAAGAAGCTTAtattgattcccctctccttcctcttATTCTCACAGAAATGTGTTCATTCTGCTCAGGAactgtcagaagaattttgttccggatttaaagcagtatcaaattagtccgcaccccagtcgtctcaacgctgGACTCGAacaagctaaccaccattcgcagatgctgacgtttggacaaccacttaaaatccgacatgcttccggactccactcatgcccgtagtgggattttctgaacgtctgacctcacccaagGCAAGACAcgaattttgtaaaataaatggaGTCAAACAAACCCTGTAAAGTTGGTTCGGCTGAGACCTGACTAGgggccaaagtcacccagcaggtttccacGGTGGATCGAAGATTTGAACCCATGTCCCCCAAATGCTAGTCTGGtaatctaaccactacaccacactgttcaAGTAGTTTTTCATTCTACCTTGCAGAGTTTGGGGTGTCTGTGCGACAGGAATATTGCAGACATACCGTTTGTTGCCTTTCCCTCCCAAGGAAGGACTGGTTAGCTTGGAGCCATTTTAATTAATCAGACATATCCAGTAAGATGTGCAGTTAAGGAGGTGATGAAGGAGCCAGACTTTACAAGGTAGAGtcagaaggtaaggaacaaagACCTACACAAAAACGGACACTAGAAGACAGGAGAAGTGGACTTACCCTTCAGCACCTAGCTGGGAAAAGAGCGCCCGGGCTGTGCTAGCCCAGACTCTTCCTAAATCACCTCCGGAGTCCCATGAGAAGGCACTCAACAGGAGGCCAGACCTGCTCCATGGTTAGCCTTGGAAGCAAGCCCAACCCAACACTTGGGGAGCTTGTTAAAAAAATAATGATtaggttttaaaaaagaataacaaTAGCAAGGGAGTTTTCTAGTGGTGGCATGGAGGCATCCTCTGGGAAGAAGCAGGAGAATGAATCTGAGTCCCAATTTCATCtgcctttcttggtggtttcaAGACAGACCTCACTGGCAGGAGTCTGTGCTGCTATGACCTGCCCCCAGGGTTTCATGCAAGAGGCagaatttgaacccaagtctaaTTATGGGAAGGGATGGATTTGGGGGAGGGTATAGGCCTCCCCAGGGCAATATGCCGTACAGTCCAccatccagagcagccattttctccaagggaactgatctctgttgtctggagatcagtttgaaTCCCAGGAGATAtgcaggctccatctggaggttgacaaccatatgtaaacccagggcttttttggtagaaaaatcccagcaggaactcatttgcattttaggccacaccccctggcaccaagccagctggaactgtgttcctgtgtgttcctgctaataAAGAAAGCCctatgtgcaggggtggaattttagcaagagttcctttgcaagagacccctgatgtggccaatcctccaagagcttccagcagACTTATGGGGACTTGACATTattgcgcggggggggggaggggtcagtcaccaagcTGAATGTCCTCAACCCATAGGAcacataggcaggggtggaattctagcaggagctcctttgcatattaggccatacccccgtgatgtagccaatcctctaagagcttactcctccaagtggaggagtggggaatcaaacccggttctcccagataagagcccgcacacttaaccactacaccaacatcTTGGGAGGGGTGACGGAGCAGTAGCAAATATCCAGGAAGGCTAAGTTGGCCAAGAAGAAGTACATGAGGGGAGGCCAAATGATCCTTGCAACActatattgatattttagtgcCATTTTAACAAATGCAGTCATGATAACAATATAAAtacacacaaaaattaaaaaggggggggtgATCTTGCTGTAATTCCACTGATGACGCCAACCTTGAAAATCCTCACTGTTTAAGGCATGTGTTGAAGAAAATAAACTggctccacaactgtgaaaatgcaggaGTAGGGGAGGTCTGCAGAAGAACTGGGCGCTAACCAATTCCATTGTGTGTGGATCAACTGTCAAGGAAATTGATTGCCGAGGAGTAAGTGCAGAAAAGCCCAGGATTGGGCTACCCTGGGCCGTCCAGGTTGGGATGGCGTTCAACTACCGTGTGCCCTTAAAATCCTGCTAAACTGCGCTCTCCAAAATATTTGTTGAAGcattatatttttaaatgtgCTCCTTTTGGGAAACGATGACATGAAACCAAACAAACAGACACCTGTTTTAAACTCCATTTCAAATGCGAAATATGATTCCAATCCAACAGCTTGTTTTCATACCATAAAAGACAAATGGTTAAAATGCAATCC
The sequence above is a segment of the Heteronotia binoei isolate CCM8104 ecotype False Entrance Well chromosome 15, APGP_CSIRO_Hbin_v1, whole genome shotgun sequence genome. Coding sequences within it:
- the LOC132583224 gene encoding olfactory receptor 4N2-like, with amino-acid sequence MRSVRCSGGNCTTTVKEFVLLGLSQTREVQLFLFFLFLDSLILPVNILVIVTIWSNSHLSSPMFFFLGNLAFLDLCYCSVTPPKMLADLYSSRKAISYWGCMVQIFFLHWLGAAEFLLLIGMAFDQYVAICHPLRYGNVINKGVCWSLIVAVWLLGLMHSLIQFIPIIHLPFCGPNRLDNFFCDINQIVKLACTDTYVLEFVMFFNSGLATLMCFILLLLSYGALLAKVRASSTKGKSKTASTCVTHIIIVFIMFAPAIYMYCRPFQDFPLDKVVAIFHTVVFPLMNPMIYTLRNNEIKLAIRKMITKNKIWNRE